The following are encoded together in the Thalassomonas haliotis genome:
- a CDS encoding rhodanese-like domain-containing protein produces MEQLIAFAGNHPMLSMIWLILVILLIGTSIKMKLSPIKAITPQELTFLVNREDGLVVDIRGEKEFKTSHILDSINLSSEKISNNDFVSLEKHKDKPIIVVCAAGMTAGKVANQLLKAGFSKVSLLKGGMGAWSGAGLPVAKRK; encoded by the coding sequence ATGGAACAACTTATTGCCTTTGCCGGTAACCATCCCATGTTAAGTATGATATGGCTGATACTGGTGATTTTGCTGATCGGCACCAGTATCAAAATGAAATTGTCGCCGATTAAAGCGATAACCCCACAAGAGCTGACTTTCCTGGTGAATCGGGAAGATGGCTTAGTTGTGGATATCCGAGGGGAAAAAGAGTTTAAAACCAGTCATATCCTGGACTCGATCAATCTTTCCAGTGAAAAAATTAGCAATAATGACTTTGTCAGCCTTGAAAAGCATAAAGATAAACCCATTATTGTGGTATGTGCCGCTGGTATGACCGCGGGTAAAGTGGCTAACCAGTTGTTAAAAGCCGGCTTCTCTAAAGTGAGTTTACTTAAGGGCGGCATGGGCGCATGGTCGGGGGCCGGATTGCCGGTCGCCAAACGTAAGTAG
- the grxC gene encoding glutaredoxin 3, producing the protein MVAVDIYTKEYCPYCVRAKALLTQKEVSFREIKIDENPGLRPEMIQRSKGGTTVPQIFINDTHVGGCDDLMALEASNNLDSLLKA; encoded by the coding sequence GTGGTAGCGGTAGATATTTATACTAAAGAGTATTGTCCTTATTGCGTCAGGGCCAAGGCCTTGTTGACGCAAAAAGAAGTCAGCTTCAGGGAAATAAAAATCGACGAAAATCCGGGATTAAGACCCGAGATGATTCAGCGCAGCAAAGGCGGTACTACGGTACCACAGATCTTTATTAACGACACCCATGTCGGCGGCTGTGACGATTTAATGGCGTTAGAAGCCAGCAATAACTTAGACAGCCTGCTAAAGGCGTAA
- the secB gene encoding protein-export chaperone SecB, with protein MADEIQNGSETGAEQAAPQFAIQRVYTKDISFETPNSPAIFQKEWKPEIKLDLDTRSAKLADDTYEVVLALTVTATVEGQTAFLAEVQQAGIFTIGNLPEAQLAHTIGAFCPTTLFPYAREAVSSLVNRGSFPQLNLAPVNFDALFASYVQKRAEDAQADAPASTETH; from the coding sequence ATGGCTGACGAAATTCAAAACGGCTCGGAAACTGGTGCAGAGCAAGCGGCGCCGCAATTTGCAATCCAACGGGTATATACCAAAGATATTTCTTTTGAAACCCCTAATTCTCCGGCGATTTTCCAGAAAGAATGGAAACCGGAAATTAAGCTGGACTTAGACACCCGCTCGGCCAAACTGGCAGATGATACCTATGAAGTTGTTTTAGCCCTGACGGTTACCGCGACGGTAGAAGGACAAACGGCCTTTTTAGCAGAAGTTCAACAAGCCGGTATCTTTACTATCGGTAACTTGCCGGAAGCACAGCTGGCCCATACCATAGGTGCATTCTGCCCGACTACCTTGTTCCCGTATGCCCGTGAAGCGGTTTCCAGCCTGGTTAACCGTGGTTCTTTCCCGCAGTTGAACCTGGCACCGGTTAACTTTGACGCTTTATTTGCTTCTTACGTACAAAAACGTGCTGAAGACGCCCAAGCCGATGCACCGGCAAGCACAGAAACCCATTAA
- the gpsA gene encoding NAD(P)H-dependent glycerol-3-phosphate dehydrogenase gives MSSEQAKIVVLGAGSYGTALAICLARNGHKTLLWGRDQAHVAQMAASRDNQRYLPDVALPTALQLESDLAAAVRASDNILVVVPSHAFGDMLKQIKPYLSAKSKVAWATKGLEPETGRLLQDVAREVLGQDMSLAVLSGPTFAREMAAGLPTAISMSSTDEAFVAELSDLLHCQKHFRVYLNNDFIGVQLGGAVKNVIAIGAGMADGIGFGANARTALITRGLAEMTRLGAALGADANTFMGMAGLGDLVLTCTDNQSRNRRFGLALGQGKEVDQAMKDIGQVVEGYRNTKEVYLLARRMKVEMPIVEQVYQVLYQGKDAKLAASDLLSRQPKVE, from the coding sequence ATGAGCTCAGAACAAGCGAAAATTGTCGTGCTCGGCGCCGGATCCTATGGTACGGCACTGGCGATTTGCCTGGCCCGCAATGGTCATAAAACCTTGCTGTGGGGCCGCGATCAAGCACATGTCGCACAAATGGCGGCCAGCCGGGATAACCAGCGTTATCTGCCGGATGTTGCTTTGCCAACCGCTTTGCAGCTGGAAAGTGATTTGGCGGCAGCGGTTAGGGCAAGTGACAATATCCTAGTGGTAGTGCCCAGCCATGCCTTTGGCGATATGCTTAAGCAGATCAAACCTTATTTATCTGCGAAAAGTAAAGTCGCCTGGGCCACCAAAGGGCTGGAGCCGGAAACCGGCCGTTTATTGCAGGATGTGGCGCGAGAGGTTTTGGGGCAGGATATGTCGCTGGCGGTATTGTCCGGCCCTACCTTTGCCAGAGAAATGGCGGCGGGTTTGCCGACGGCCATTTCCATGTCATCGACCGATGAAGCATTTGTGGCTGAGCTTTCGGATCTGCTGCATTGCCAGAAGCATTTTCGCGTTTATCTCAATAATGATTTTATCGGTGTGCAGCTTGGCGGCGCCGTCAAGAATGTGATCGCCATCGGCGCCGGTATGGCTGACGGCATAGGCTTTGGCGCAAATGCCCGCACCGCCTTGATCACCCGAGGCCTGGCGGAAATGACCCGTTTGGGCGCTGCCCTGGGGGCGGATGCCAATACTTTTATGGGGATGGCAGGCCTGGGAGATCTGGTACTGACCTGTACCGATAACCAGTCCCGTAACCGTCGTTTTGGCCTGGCGTTGGGCCAGGGTAAAGAAGTCGACCAGGCGATGAAGGATATCGGTCAGGTGGTCGAAGGTTACCGCAATACCAAAGAAGTTTACCTGCTCGCTCGGCGCATGAAAGTGGAAATGCCGATTGTCGAACAGGTTTACCAGGTTTTGTATCAGGGCAAAGATGCCAAACTGGCAGCTTCTGATCTGTTATCGCGCCAGCCTAAAGTCGAATAA
- the trmL gene encoding tRNA (uridine(34)/cytosine(34)/5-carboxymethylaminomethyluridine(34)-2'-O)-methyltransferase TrmL: MLDVVLFQPQIPPNTGNIIRLCANSGFRLHLIEPLGFSVDDKRLRRAGLDYHEFAAIKKHASFSDFVENQQPQRILAITTKASKYHHEVAFSEGDYLLFGSETSGLPEEVRAQIPDQDKIRIPMLQDSRSMNLSNAAAVIVYEAWRQLGFTNAV; this comes from the coding sequence ATGTTAGACGTTGTTCTTTTTCAACCTCAGATCCCGCCGAATACCGGGAATATCATCCGCCTTTGCGCTAACTCAGGTTTTCGCCTGCATCTGATTGAGCCCCTTGGCTTTTCTGTCGACGATAAACGCCTGCGCCGCGCCGGACTGGATTACCATGAGTTTGCCGCCATCAAGAAACATGCAAGTTTTAGCGACTTTGTCGAAAACCAGCAACCTCAGCGTATTTTGGCCATCACCACCAAGGCAAGCAAATACCATCATGAGGTCGCTTTCAGCGAAGGCGATTATTTATTATTTGGCTCGGAAACCTCAGGGTTGCCGGAAGAAGTCAGGGCACAAATCCCGGATCAGGACAAGATCCGTATTCCTATGTTACAGGACAGCCGCAGCATGAATTTATCCAATGCCGCCGCAGTGATCGTCTATGAAGCCTGGCGTCAGCTGGGATTTACCAATGCGGTATAA
- a CDS encoding cation diffusion facilitator family transporter: MNKAAQAADNYAFWVRLAAIASSGTAVLLVVIKLYAWFATDASAMLASATDSMLDLFASVMNIIILRFALAPADKEHKFGHGKAESLAGLVQAAFVLGSALLLLFNGVGRVLTPQPVVNAEIGIWVTVITIVLTLLLVAFQQYVIRLTRSVVISADALHYKSDLLLNLGVLVALFLSQGIWLMADGLFTIAVGCYLMWGAGKIIWISIHHLMDHELGDDDLDKIKAIVLNHDGALGMHELRTRQSGNIRFIQFHLELDDNLSLLEAHGIGEEIEAKINRALSPCEVFIHHDPTSVVQGELAGNETRLDEFS; encoded by the coding sequence ATGAACAAAGCTGCACAAGCCGCCGATAATTATGCTTTCTGGGTGCGTCTGGCCGCCATCGCCTCCTCGGGAACGGCGGTCTTACTGGTGGTGATCAAGCTTTATGCCTGGTTTGCCACAGATGCCAGTGCTATGCTCGCCTCGGCGACGGATTCTATGCTGGATCTCTTTGCCTCTGTGATGAATATCATCATCCTCAGGTTTGCCCTTGCCCCCGCCGATAAAGAGCATAAGTTCGGCCACGGTAAGGCGGAAAGTCTGGCGGGGTTAGTACAGGCGGCTTTTGTGTTGGGCTCGGCCCTGCTGCTGTTATTTAACGGTGTCGGCCGGGTATTGACCCCTCAACCCGTGGTTAATGCCGAGATTGGTATCTGGGTCACAGTGATCACTATTGTCCTGACACTGCTGCTGGTGGCTTTTCAGCAATATGTGATCCGGTTAACCCGCTCTGTGGTGATCAGCGCCGATGCCCTGCATTATAAATCAGATTTATTGCTTAACCTCGGTGTGCTGGTGGCGCTCTTTTTAAGCCAGGGGATCTGGCTGATGGCGGATGGTCTTTTTACCATAGCTGTTGGCTGCTACCTGATGTGGGGAGCAGGGAAAATCATCTGGATCAGTATTCATCATTTGATGGATCATGAACTTGGCGATGACGATCTCGATAAAATCAAAGCCATAGTGCTTAACCATGATGGCGCCCTGGGGATGCATGAATTACGTACCCGCCAGTCGGGTAATATCCGCTTTATCCAGTTTCACCTGGAGCTTGATGATAATCTTTCCTTGCTTGAAGCCCACGGCATAGGGGAAGAAATCGAGGCCAAGATTAACCGGGCCTTGTCTCCGTGTGAGGTGTTTATTCATCATGATCCCACCTCTGTGGTGCAGGGGGAGCTGGCCGGAAATGAAACCCGGCTGGATGAGTTCAGTTAA
- a CDS encoding alpha/beta fold hydrolase has protein sequence MAVDIKLTKEAQLSRVYRDKIIPFWQQGSFSDFTGVDNARINFAAFEQKKPQAQKKKLILVPGRSEGYLKYQELSYELFHAGYNVYIIDHRGQGISQRLLNHPHKGYVKCFDHYSRDLHQFISTIVRADSQSKNYILAHSMGAAISTRYLQQYANHIDAAVFASPMIAINSGPIPDWLATCLVKTGNRLNQWFSREPWYFIGQSDFQQKDFNSNPLMHSQLRYQKFTELYQTTTELQLGGVTFHWLNEAIKTHKAIFRDLAHLQTPITVLQAGADIIVDNRAQDEFCYRLNQLFPASCPGGKAITIDRARHELLFEKDEYREQALNMAIQWFEAY, from the coding sequence ATGGCTGTAGACATTAAACTGACAAAAGAAGCGCAATTAAGCCGGGTTTACCGGGACAAGATCATACCGTTTTGGCAACAAGGTAGTTTTTCAGACTTTACCGGCGTTGATAATGCCCGCATCAATTTTGCCGCTTTCGAGCAAAAGAAGCCACAAGCACAGAAAAAAAAGCTGATCCTGGTACCCGGGCGCTCGGAAGGTTATTTAAAATACCAGGAGCTGAGTTATGAGCTGTTTCATGCCGGGTATAACGTTTATATCATCGATCACCGTGGCCAGGGGATTTCACAACGCCTGTTAAACCATCCCCATAAAGGTTATGTCAAATGCTTCGATCATTACAGCCGGGATCTGCATCAATTTATCAGCACTATCGTCAGGGCCGACAGCCAGTCAAAAAACTATATCCTGGCCCACTCCATGGGGGCGGCGATCTCAACCCGGTATCTGCAGCAATACGCTAACCACATAGACGCAGCGGTTTTTGCTTCTCCGATGATCGCCATTAACAGCGGCCCCATACCCGACTGGCTCGCCACCTGCCTGGTAAAAACCGGCAACCGCCTTAACCAGTGGTTCAGCAGGGAGCCCTGGTATTTTATCGGTCAGAGCGATTTTCAGCAAAAGGACTTTAACAGCAACCCCCTGATGCACTCACAGCTGCGCTACCAAAAATTTACCGAGTTATACCAGACAACCACAGAACTTCAGCTGGGGGGGGTAACCTTTCATTGGTTAAACGAGGCCATCAAAACCCATAAGGCCATTTTCAGGGATCTGGCTCACTTGCAGACGCCGATAACCGTGTTGCAGGCGGGGGCTGATATTATAGTGGATAACCGGGCCCAGGATGAGTTTTGCTACCGGTTAAATCAACTCTTCCCGGCTTCCTGCCCGGGAGGCAAAGCCATCACCATAGACAGGGCCCGCCATGAACTCTTGTTTGAAAAAGATGAGTATCGCGAGCAGGCCCTTAACATGGCCATACAGTGGTTTGAGGCATATTAA
- a CDS encoding ATP-binding protein produces MIKQVKALLSSIKVKLFCWFWLIAILSILTTRFIITQLSNDILTLAPHEGDRGHLHNISRRITRAQPADILDFLENFHRRGRLKMKRAFGTPPELWIKEVASGKLLTSSDNDLPVMKNYLSGKNFTELKTYQFPELRLTGPQQLTLNNKDYQFFVAVKENRKHFTMLFFSQLPPWVRIALPLVVSFIFCWLLARNLSKPILSMRSVANRLGDGDLSVRVNDAARRSDELGSLAKSFNQMAQKLELSLQAQKRLLGDVSHELRSPMTRLQIALGLAQKSSEDPANLSKHLQRCETEVHRLDQMIADVLALSRLENALHQLHFAKLDLAGLLEILIQDAQFTADEKSIKLVTKGIQSSQLQADSQLIASAIGNVLGNAVKYSPQDSNINVSLIHQDNYCVLSITDAGPGVPEHALEQLFDPFYRVAEARDRKTGGTGLGLAIAKQAVLAHRGKIEAKNNDSGGLTVTIQLPLDNFQPEQTDAG; encoded by the coding sequence ATGATCAAGCAAGTCAAAGCCCTGCTGTCGTCCATCAAGGTTAAACTTTTCTGCTGGTTCTGGTTGATTGCCATCTTATCAATATTAACCACCCGCTTTATCATCACCCAGCTAAGTAATGATATCCTGACCTTAGCCCCCCACGAAGGGGACAGGGGGCACCTGCACAATATCAGCCGCAGGATCACCCGGGCACAACCGGCGGACATACTGGATTTTCTCGAAAATTTTCACCGCAGGGGCCGTTTAAAAATGAAAAGGGCCTTTGGCACCCCGCCCGAACTGTGGATCAAAGAAGTGGCCAGCGGCAAGCTCCTGACCAGCTCAGACAATGATTTGCCTGTGATGAAAAACTACCTGAGCGGAAAAAACTTTACCGAGCTTAAAACCTATCAGTTTCCCGAGCTACGCCTGACCGGGCCGCAGCAGCTTACCTTAAACAACAAGGACTACCAGTTTTTTGTTGCGGTAAAAGAAAACCGGAAACATTTTACCATGCTGTTCTTTTCGCAATTACCTCCCTGGGTCCGCATCGCCCTGCCCCTGGTGGTCAGCTTTATCTTTTGCTGGTTACTGGCCCGCAACCTCAGCAAACCGATATTAAGCATGCGCAGCGTCGCCAACCGGCTCGGGGACGGTGATTTATCGGTGCGGGTAAATGATGCCGCCAGACGCAGTGATGAACTTGGCTCACTGGCAAAAAGCTTTAATCAGATGGCGCAAAAGCTGGAATTATCCCTGCAGGCGCAAAAACGCCTGCTCGGAGATGTCTCCCATGAGCTGCGCTCCCCTATGACCCGGCTGCAAATAGCCCTGGGCCTGGCACAAAAATCCTCCGAAGATCCGGCAAACTTAAGCAAACACCTGCAAAGGTGTGAAACCGAAGTCCATCGCCTGGATCAGATGATCGCCGATGTACTGGCCTTATCCCGACTGGAAAATGCCCTGCATCAGCTGCATTTTGCCAAACTGGATCTGGCGGGCCTTTTGGAGATTTTAATTCAGGACGCCCAGTTTACCGCCGATGAAAAGTCGATAAAACTGGTTACTAAAGGTATTCAAAGCAGCCAGCTCCAAGCCGACAGCCAGCTTATTGCCAGCGCCATCGGCAATGTCCTGGGCAATGCGGTGAAATACAGCCCACAAGACAGCAACATTAACGTTAGCCTTATACATCAGGACAATTACTGTGTATTATCCATCACCGATGCCGGCCCCGGCGTTCCGGAACATGCCCTGGAGCAATTATTCGATCCGTTTTACCGGGTCGCCGAAGCCAGGGACAGGAAAACCGGTGGCACAGGTTTGGGCCTGGCCATCGCCAAACAGGCGGTATTGGCGCACCGGGGTAAGATCGAAGCAAAGAATAATGATAGCGGCGGACTGACGGTTACCATACAATTGCCTCTTGATAATTTTCAACCAGAACAAACGGATGCCGGTTAG
- a CDS encoding response regulator: MNNKRLLIIDDDRELTELLTEYLGGEGFEVECCHDGVTGLSRAYDKGIDLILLDVMMPQLNGFEVLKALGGNHQTPVLMLTAKGDDTDRVLGLELGADDYLAKPFHHRELLARIKAILRRIDIIRESHEPVALLKVNEVELHHATRQVFCHGQTLELTGTEYQILTYLMEHHGTIVSKESLSELVLGRKLSPFDRSIDMHVSNIRRKLLPASDLDKIKTIRGAGYIFLSGESLA; this comes from the coding sequence GTGAATAATAAACGTTTATTGATTATTGATGATGACAGGGAACTGACTGAATTATTAACTGAATACCTGGGCGGTGAAGGCTTCGAGGTCGAATGCTGCCATGACGGCGTCACCGGCTTATCCCGGGCCTATGATAAAGGCATAGACCTGATTTTACTCGATGTCATGATGCCCCAGCTCAACGGCTTCGAGGTATTAAAAGCACTGGGGGGCAACCACCAGACCCCGGTTTTAATGCTGACCGCCAAGGGAGATGATACCGATCGCGTGCTGGGGCTGGAGCTGGGCGCCGACGATTATCTCGCCAAGCCTTTTCATCATAGGGAATTGCTGGCACGGATCAAGGCGATTTTGCGGCGCATAGATATCATCAGGGAGAGCCATGAACCCGTGGCTTTATTAAAAGTTAACGAGGTCGAACTTCACCATGCCACCCGCCAGGTATTCTGCCATGGGCAAACACTGGAATTAACCGGTACCGAATACCAGATCCTGACCTATTTAATGGAGCACCACGGCACCATAGTCAGCAAGGAGAGCTTGTCTGAGTTGGTGCTGGGACGTAAACTCAGCCCGTTTGACCGCAGTATCGACATGCATGTCAGCAACATCAGGCGCAAACTCCTGCCCGCCAGCGATCTCGATAAGATAAAAACCATCCGCGGCGCCGGTTACATCTTTTTATCCGGCGAATCCCTGGCATGA
- a CDS encoding Spy/CpxP family protein refolding chaperone has protein sequence MMKKSLLKPWKSALALTALCGVLALPNTASACPHDGYMAQSSEQMRHHGGKGKMRRMARHLELDQAQISEIRAIRQAAWDENAELRDTMITFREEMKALLAADIFDEEAFAALQEKYQASFQQQGLIKAKTKHAVIQVFSEEQKEKWLAGRGEQDNS, from the coding sequence ATGATGAAAAAATCGTTATTAAAACCGTGGAAGTCCGCACTGGCATTAACCGCACTTTGTGGTGTTCTGGCCCTGCCGAATACCGCTTCTGCCTGCCCCCATGACGGCTATATGGCGCAAAGTTCAGAGCAAATGAGGCATCATGGCGGTAAAGGCAAGATGCGCCGCATGGCCCGTCACCTGGAGCTGGATCAGGCGCAAATCAGCGAGATCAGGGCGATACGTCAGGCTGCCTGGGACGAGAATGCCGAGCTGCGTGACACTATGATAACCTTCAGGGAAGAAATGAAAGCCTTACTGGCGGCGGATATTTTTGATGAAGAAGCCTTTGCCGCATTGCAGGAGAAATATCAGGCAAGCTTCCAACAGCAGGGTTTGATAAAGGCGAAAACTAAACATGCGGTGATTCAGGTGTTTAGCGAAGAGCAGAAAGAAAAATGGCTGGCAGGCAGAGGGGAGCAGGATAATTCTTGA
- a CDS encoding M56 family metallopeptidase, with protein sequence MTEQLLSSPFFYSLGLSLIHFLWQGLLVALLLKSALFIIPDKKPQLRYAFSAFAMVLCLLLPVITFCLIYQPDNIQLTHISQSLTEERTLGARQQITSYWWSNDLVENLPYVSFAWLSIVIFLAVKLLMQVYNVNHLPKQASRQPDTELATRFALLAERVKLKRLPRLLISLKAEVPMAIGWLKPVVLLPASMVTGLSSAQLDMLILHELAHIRRHDYLVNFLQTLVEILLFFHPCVLWIAKKMRIEREYCSDDIAVALCGDHIAYAHTLADTAEICAKHRHNTIPVMAMAASGGDLKQRVVRLVNHHCAANDNDNAKWLAPFTVLLAIFLLASVLTLPGQIQELAQGKLPFSQSKSNSFFDAKSSDYFPEHDNTSIARELLAIQAPSPVPAAEKEQANSQAASQVKSQPAVKDVVAEQSLPAVAAPQPLSKETVQPTPVQAEAVTVKASQPKTPDTSLAQLHLDEKQEFARQQIQPVTFNNSAAEKTTNSERAFIRTDSSNKFSPVNNPYANQVAALARELSQQRPAAKVAGTNQANNSTPDKVNARLINSVEPKYPTTAKRKGLELEVKVRFTIGADGKVRDLVFAQNGKANYFKRNIRNAMAKWRFTPAQLDGKAVKSQMTKIFSFNLK encoded by the coding sequence ATGACGGAGCAGTTATTAAGCAGTCCATTTTTTTATAGCCTGGGACTTAGCCTGATCCATTTTTTATGGCAAGGGCTGTTAGTTGCATTGCTGTTAAAATCTGCATTATTTATTATTCCCGATAAAAAACCCCAACTGCGCTATGCCTTTAGCGCTTTTGCCATGGTGTTATGCCTGCTGTTGCCGGTGATCACCTTTTGCCTGATATACCAACCGGATAATATTCAACTGACTCACATCAGCCAGTCGCTGACGGAAGAAAGAACCCTTGGCGCCCGGCAGCAAATCACCAGTTATTGGTGGTCAAACGATCTGGTGGAAAACCTGCCCTATGTTTCCTTTGCCTGGTTAAGCATCGTCATTTTCCTGGCGGTAAAATTACTGATGCAGGTCTACAATGTTAACCACTTGCCCAAGCAGGCAAGCCGGCAGCCGGATACCGAGCTGGCGACAAGATTTGCCTTACTGGCAGAGCGCGTTAAGCTAAAACGCCTGCCCCGTTTGCTGATCTCCTTAAAGGCCGAAGTGCCTATGGCCATAGGCTGGCTCAAACCTGTGGTTTTACTGCCCGCCAGTATGGTAACCGGCCTGAGCAGCGCCCAGCTGGACATGCTGATATTACATGAACTGGCCCATATTCGCCGCCATGATTACCTGGTCAATTTTCTTCAGACCCTGGTGGAGATCTTGCTGTTTTTCCATCCTTGCGTACTTTGGATCGCTAAAAAGATGCGCATCGAGCGGGAATATTGCAGTGATGATATTGCCGTAGCCTTGTGCGGCGATCATATCGCCTATGCCCATACCCTGGCAGATACCGCAGAAATTTGTGCAAAACACAGGCATAATACCATTCCTGTGATGGCGATGGCCGCTTCCGGCGGCGACTTAAAGCAAAGGGTTGTGCGCCTGGTCAACCATCATTGTGCCGCCAACGATAACGACAACGCTAAATGGCTTGCCCCTTTTACCGTATTGCTGGCTATTTTTTTACTGGCCTCTGTACTAACCCTGCCGGGACAGATACAAGAGCTCGCCCAGGGAAAACTGCCTTTTTCCCAAAGTAAAAGCAACAGCTTCTTTGATGCCAAATCAAGCGATTATTTTCCTGAGCATGATAACACTTCCATTGCCCGGGAATTGCTGGCTATCCAGGCACCCTCCCCCGTGCCGGCAGCGGAAAAAGAACAGGCAAACAGCCAAGCCGCCAGCCAGGTAAAATCTCAGCCGGCCGTAAAAGATGTAGTTGCCGAGCAAAGCCTGCCAGCGGTTGCCGCCCCGCAGCCCTTAAGCAAAGAAACGGTGCAGCCAACGCCCGTTCAAGCAGAAGCTGTAACGGTAAAAGCAAGCCAACCAAAAACACCAGATACTTCGCTGGCTCAATTGCACCTGGATGAAAAACAAGAGTTCGCCCGCCAGCAAATCCAGCCGGTAACCTTTAATAACAGCGCCGCCGAAAAGACAACTAACTCAGAGCGCGCGTTTATCAGAACCGATTCCAGCAATAAGTTTTCTCCGGTCAACAACCCTTATGCCAACCAGGTGGCAGCACTGGCGCGGGAGCTTTCTCAGCAGAGGCCTGCCGCAAAAGTGGCCGGGACAAACCAGGCCAACAACAGCACTCCCGACAAGGTCAACGCCCGCTTAATCAATTCGGTTGAGCCTAAATACCCGACCACGGCAAAACGCAAAGGCCTGGAGTTGGAAGTGAAAGTACGCTTTACCATAGGCGCTGACGGCAAGGTAAGAGATTTAGTGTTTGCACAAAACGGCAAAGCCAATTATTTCAAACGTAACATTCGCAATGCCATGGCAAAATGGCGTTTTACCCCGGCACAGCTGGATGGAAAAGCGGTCAAAAGCCAGATGACCAAGATTTTTTCTTTTAACCTGAAATAG
- a CDS encoding BlaI/MecI/CopY family transcriptional regulator, which produces MARDKSTFKPTEAELNLLNILWQTGPATVRQIHEALSETQKTGYTTVLKILQIMHEKSLVIRDESNRAHVYAAANSETHTQSSLLKDLITKAFGGSTSKLVMRAIDDSTSNEEIEDIRQLLSELEK; this is translated from the coding sequence ATGGCTCGGGACAAGTCGACATTTAAGCCAACCGAGGCTGAGTTGAACTTACTCAATATTCTCTGGCAAACAGGCCCGGCGACGGTAAGACAAATACACGAAGCGCTTAGCGAAACCCAAAAAACAGGGTACACTACGGTTTTGAAGATATTGCAAATTATGCATGAGAAATCCTTAGTGATCCGTGACGAAAGCAACCGGGCACATGTGTATGCGGCCGCCAACAGCGAAACCCATACCCAGTCATCGTTATTAAAAGATTTAATCACGAAAGCCTTTGGCGGTTCGACTTCCAAACTGGTGATGCGCGCCATAGACGACTCCACCAGTAATGAAGAAATCGAAGATATCCGTCAGCTATTAAGCGAATTAGAAAAATAA
- a CDS encoding glycerophosphodiester phosphodiesterase translates to MEIFAHRGASAAFSENTLLAFEQAIIQGADGIELDVQYHPDGDFIVLHDSHLDMTTNGRGRYDELGLSELARLDAGSQQKIPTLAQALAQINGRCAVNIELKDAAVEPGRLAAISGLLRQQLELAITKGNYSWSHFIVSSFNHHLLPAVKLKCPKLNTAALIASCPLSYCEFTRALAVCQVNVSIDCLNAALVANAHSLGLAVGVYTVDRQQDIRRCYALGVDVIFSNAPDKSRDYLKTIESSNI, encoded by the coding sequence ATGGAAATATTTGCACATCGCGGCGCCAGCGCCGCTTTTTCGGAAAACACCCTGCTTGCCTTTGAACAGGCAATAATACAGGGAGCCGACGGCATAGAGCTGGATGTGCAATATCACCCGGACGGCGACTTTATTGTCCTGCACGATAGCCACCTGGATATGACCACCAATGGCCGGGGAAGATATGATGAGCTGGGGCTAAGCGAGCTGGCCCGGCTCGACGCCGGCAGTCAGCAAAAAATCCCCACCCTGGCACAGGCTTTAGCGCAGATCAACGGCCGCTGCGCGGTCAATATAGAACTCAAAGATGCCGCAGTAGAACCCGGCCGGTTAGCTGCCATTAGCGGGCTACTCAGGCAACAGCTTGAGCTGGCAATAACCAAAGGAAACTATTCCTGGTCACATTTTATTGTCTCTTCCTTTAACCATCATTTGCTGCCGGCCGTTAAGCTCAAATGCCCTAAGCTCAACACCGCGGCATTAATTGCCAGCTGCCCGCTAAGCTATTGCGAATTTACCCGGGCACTGGCTGTGTGCCAGGTAAATGTCTCCATCGATTGCCTCAACGCGGCCCTGGTAGCCAATGCCCACAGCCTGGGCTTGGCTGTAGGGGTGTATACCGTAGACAGGCAGCAAGATATTCGCCGCTGTTATGCCCTGGGGGTTGATGTGATATTCAGCAATGCCCCTGACAAAAGTAGGGATTATTTAAAAACAATAGAAAGTTCAAATATTTAA